The genomic segment cggcgtaacagtggttatattcttgtatataggagcagtattatagtagttatattcttgtatataggagcagtattatagtagttatattattgtatataggagcagtattataatagttatattcttgtatataggggcagtattatagtagttatattcttgtatataggtgcagtattatagtggttatattcttgtatattggaggcagtattatagtagttatattcttgtatatataggagcagtattatagtaatattcttgtatataggatgcagtacagtattatagtagttactgtaggagcagtgttatagtagttgtattcttgtacataggagcagtattatagtagttatattcttgtatataggatgcagtattatagtagttatattcttgtatataggatgccatattatagtagttatattcttgtatataggaacagtattatagtagttatattcttgtatataggaggcagtattatagtagttatattcttgtatataggagcagtattatagtatttatattcttgtatataggaacagtattatagtagttatattcatgtatataagagcagtattatagtagttatattcttgtatataggagcagtattatagtagttatattcttgtatataggagcagtactatagtagttatattcttgtatataggaacagtattatagtagttgtagcgattgcaggggcctgacgaagcaacAAACTATACAGCTGTGGCCCGACGCCCGATTCCCCCCGTTACACCTGCCACCTCCCCGCTGCATCTTCGCCTGACCGCTATGTGAACTACCCTACCATCTCTGAAGTcctgggtgagttgctccgcaATTTCTTTTGGTTGTATTTTACATGCACATGCCTTTCAAAAGGAGTTTGATCCATAGGTATAAAGGACAGTGCcagatttcttttttcttttgtggttatatatatattttagtatttatattcttgtgcatAGAGGTCAGTataattgtagttatattcttgtatataggaggcacttTGCTTCATATATAGGAGATGTGCGTGTATATAATCACCAACAAAAAGGTTTCATTGGTTTAAACCAAGTCACTAAATGTGCGGTGATTATTCCTTATATAAATACAAATCTCTTGTGAGAAATCTATGTAGGAGTTATAACTAAAGGTTGGATTTCGGTGACTGACATGAATTGCAGATACATTATGCGCACATTGTATGCAATCCCGCACCTTTCATGGCCTCATTTATATAATGCTTATAATAATACGTTCTCCATTCATCGTTTAGATTTGTCCCGCGCTCAGATATGCCGTTTTCTGTGATATATATGGCAGGATTGTTGAACTCTTCCTTTATCCAACGTAATAACCTTCGTAGACCGAAAGGTGTCACTCTCAACCATACACTACCAGATCCAAGCCAGGTTCGGTCGCTCCATAAATAAACCCCCCTATAATGATATAAAGAAGCTTCATCAATTCTCTTTTTATAAACTAGAACCAAATTATACTCTTTCTGCCAACTCTTACCTGTCCCCTTGGTACGCCTGGTATTCTAAGTCATAGCCTAAGGCTTGTCCAACCAGACATGTAGTATAGTGGTTCAGGCCAAAGAAGTCATACGTCCCTTTTATTCTTTGCTTCTCACTTTCAGTAAATTCTGGGAGCctaaagataaaaaataataataataaacataattaAAAAACAGAATTTACTATCCATAGTTTGAGAGGATAATGGACATTGGATACAAGCAATGTCAACTGTGGTAGGAATCCTGAATCTGTATGAGGAATGGCAGAAACCATTTTAAGTGAATGGTCTGTTAAATGGTCTGTGGAATCCATTGTGTAATGTTGGTGCAAAGTTAGTCAACTAATAAATGGACTAGACAATCTAAATTtgcggcaaattttaaaacctaaCTTAATACTGTGGTTTTGCCCAGACAGTTCCTTTAAAACATCATCCAGCTATAtgacattattaaaaaaaaaaaggttattacaaggCGTTAGTTGgcctttctattattgtactcacCGGCTTTTAGGTAGCCCAAAAGCAAGGCTCCTCTCTCGAACTCTACTCTTCATAATTTCCGGGTAGTCACCAGTTTTAAAAATAGGATATCCAAACCAGCCAGCAAAAAACTGAAAGACAAATGGAAGTAGAAAATTATTAATAGACTACAAGTATTCTTGCAGCCAAAGTGTTCTACAATTTATAATTATACTGCTTCTTTTCTCACAAAACTATGTATCACTCTGTTTAGCTCCTTCTGCTCCATAACATGATGGCTGCACATAGAACTGCAtattcaatgtgacaggttccctaagTACGGTTTTATCCTTGATCCTCCAGACACATGTTACATACCATCAAGTACCTCCATGCCGCATCTACGTCCTCTTGTTTATAAGGATTTATTGGTTCAGCCCAATCTGAGTTGAGGGTGATGGAGATTAGACCACCCTGAGAGGCTCTGTATGTATCATTATACAGGTGCCATACTTCTGCATGGGCTTTAATCAGGTTATGTCCCACCTCATAGACATAAATCCCTGGGGAATAGATTCCTAAGAGGAAAGTCACAACTCAGTAttataatttacaagaaatacaaAGATTTGTATGTGAGttactgattagagatgagcgaatttacagtaaattcgatttgtcacaaacttctcggctcggcaattgatgacttatcctgcataaattagttcatctttcaggtgctccggtgggctggaaaaggtggatacagtcctaggaaagagtctcctaggactgtatccaccttttccagcccacgggagcacctgaaagttgaactaatttatgcaggataagtcatcaattgccgagccgagaagtttgtgacgaatcgaatttactgtaagttcgctcatctctattactgATCATTGCCTAGGCTACAGACCACATTTCCTTATTTTGAAAGGTATAAGGGCTGCTGCTACTGAGGTCACATACTCTCTCTGCATAGAGCTCTTATCTGCCAGAAACCTTATCTTAACATAAACAATCACTGACACTCAGGCTCTTCTGCTTGTGTGCAAGCTGTACTGTGTCAGTGGGTCACTCAAAGTGCTAGTTGCTTGCACACAAGTGTGTCTGAAGTGTCAATCACCGAGCAAGAGCCCTCCCTGCTGAAAGCTGAAAGAGAGAGGAGGCTTGGCTCTGATCTGAGCTAACAAAGGCAGAAAGTGGTCAAAAGAGAGTCCATAGTTAGAATTTCCAATAAGGGATGGAATACAGCTCCTTCTCCAGGGATCAGGGACTGAAAGGAGCTGCATACAGAATCCTATTTGCTTGTATATTGTAACGATTTTCTCTTATCTAGTCCTAAAGTACTACAATGAAGATTTTATCTGTTATTATGTCTGTTACCTTGTAATTCTATTGACATGACTCAGTTGACAGTAAAGCAGAAAAGTTAGCTGTATAAAATAGGAAATGCCAGCTTATTGTGTATGCTTTAGTTATGAAACCTGCTATATTTCAGGGTCTATTTTAATAAGATCACCAAAAATTTTAATAAAGGATGTTATTTTAGTAAAAACACCATGCACATATCTTATGTGACTACATCTACCTGGATATGTTGTAATGTTTAGACCAGCAGATACTTTCTAAGGACAGGGAGTGTACAGGAAAAATGTAATTGCAGCACCATTTTAAATAAGACCTTATTAAAAGACTAATATGTATAAGTATTACCTGGAGCAAAGGCTCCTTCTCCATACCCCAGGTGAGCAATGATGTACGGTTCATTCAGAGTGATCCAGAACTTCACTCTATCACCCAATCTTTGGAAGAGAAGCTCAGCGTAGTCCTTAAACCTGTCTATTATTGTCTCATTCACCCAACCACCAACGTCCTGCAAAGCTTGAGGAAGATCCCAATGATAAATAGTGACCTGCGCAGATGAAAGCATGTTAAGTATCGGCAGcgtatatatatctacacacgtGGAGAAAATTGTTGGTTCTCTTCcgttaaagacagaaaaaaacaataccTATATGGTACTGACacattttgctgtgtattgtcaATATATTTACAGTGCAATGTTGGTGAATGGGGTTTGTGAATGAGGGTCATTTGTTACCTGTGGTGTAATACCAGCAGCCATCATGCCATCTATCAGGCGAGAGTAGTAACTGATCCCGGCCTCATTGATGTGATTCAAGGTCCCATCGGGGAGAATTCTAGGCCAAGAGATTGAGAATCGGTAATGTGACACCCGGAGTTCCTTAAGAAGTTCTATGTCCTCGTCAACCCGGTAGTAGCTGTTGCATGCCACGTCTCCATTAGTACCATCAACGATCTTAGATGGTGTATGAGTAAACTGATCCCAGATGCTGAGGCCTTTCCCATCTGCCCTCCAGGCCCCTTCAATCTAGAAGGAAGAAAATAATGTTTTTGAGTTGTTTATTCAATATAATTTTCTTCGTCattctaaaatggaaaaaaaattgtatttagttTGTGAGGTCATTGGCTTGAAAAGTGACAAGCAGGGGCCAAATGTCATTATATCTGTTGTCACTTTTCCTTCCCCCAATTCCAGTGGCAGATTATCCAACAGGGGGAAACAATGAGTACAACAGAAGATTTTCCCAGGGTGAAGAGAATATCACATTTTTAATCCATATTAGAAAAATAAACTACCCAAGTCCTGTTTTTAAAGACTTTTCTCTCAAAGGTTACCAACTTACTAGAAAACTTTAGAATGAGATGCCTATGTCTGAAAGTAACAGATTGTCAAATGTTCACCTTTCATATCCCTCGCCACTCATGTCCTAGCGTTGTGGTGGACAACACCTATTTTTGCTAGACAACAGCAATGACATGATATCAATGACATCATTGCCTTGGCTAGTCATCAAATATGGTGGTCACATACTGAGTATGTCTAGACCATGGAGACAATGAGGTTGTGATAGACACAGGGAGGTTTAGTGTCAATTAGGTAATTTTAGTTATATGGAACTATCACTAGGGTTTTGCAACCAACGATCGTAGATAAGAAAGTGAAGACATCTCATACAGCTCCAATAAATAGTTTACCTGAAAAGATGAAGAGGCTACACCCCAAGCAAAGTCATCCTGGAATTCTCCATATAGAAATTCATCATCCTTCTGAAAGGGGATGCCATTATTGGCAATAATTTCGGCATAGTAAATAGCCGTGCGTTTTGCAGCCCTTGCACGGGTGGGATGATTGAAATCCACATGATGAAGACCAAACCGAAATCGGTATCCTTGGTTCCACTCAAAGGAGTCCATAAGTGAGTTGATAGAGTAGCCTTTCAGATTGACACCATCTAATTTGAGGGCTAATAGGGAAGAAAACAGTCTTTCATTTTAGTTGGATCCTCAACTGTTATCAAAAAATGTCTCCCCAAATCTACTCAATATGAACCATTTCCCACTGCAGCAATTTTGTCTACATAGCCATATGATAGCTTACCTTTTGCAGGACATGTTTTATTGCACTAATATAGTACAGCATACTGTCATTTGCCGACCTCCTATTACATTCTGCCTCTGGAAAGGTGTAATAGTAGTACAATCATGGCTGGCCAGAAGGCCTTTACAAGGACCCGGCTGCCATGACAACTGAACGGTATCTTACAATTATGTCAAAGGGTTGGGCAATGAGAAGTATTAGGGGCCAGCATAATGCATCGAACTGCCtagatgctgctgtctctattgaCTGCAGGATCTAGAGGGTTAAACATATGTAGTCTTAGACATTGATTTGATCTctacaatatactgtatactgtaaacACATATTGCTACTAACCTTTCAGGGCTTCATCTATATATGTCTGATGATAGGAAATTCGAGCATAGTCATCAAAATCGGTATTCCTGTCCATCGCAACTCCATTCTCAGTGATATATATGGGGACATCTTCGTACTCTTCTTTTACCCAGTTAAGAAGCCTCCTAAGGCCCCAGGCTACTGCTTTGAAATTTTCAGCAGCAGTGTCTGGCCAGCTACTATCAAACTCTTCTGTAATGTCTATATCATTTTGGAAAGATGGGGGAAAGAGGACTGTAGTTTGATGTTGAACTATTTTTGTGGTGTAGATGTTTATGAAGAAAACATCGGCTGTTCCTTGGATGTAAGCCTTTTCCTCATCAGTAAAAGCTGGAAGTCTGGAAGATTGTAAACCCTGAAGGTCACTTTTGTTGGCCACCTGCCATTTCATCGCCTCTGGGTAGTCACCATTTTTAAAGATGGGGTGTGCAAACCATCCTAAGGTGAATTGCAGGTATCGATCAGCAGCTTCTATGTCCCTTGGTTCTCTGTAGTCTTTGGGTTCCACCCAGTTAGTGTTGAGGCTCAGAGAAATGTAACCTCCTTGACTTATTCGATACTGCTCATCATAGGTATGATAGACTTTGGCATGGACTTTGATAAGATTGTGAGCCACTCTGTATGGTGCATTACCAGGGTCATCTTTCACTCCAGGTGGAAAGAGACCATTACCATAACCAGTAGCAACAATCGTGTGAGGTTGGTGAAAAGTCATCCAGAACTTAACCCTATCGCCAAATGTTCGAAAACAATAGTCTGCATAGCTGTGAAAGGCCTCAAGGACAGTATCATTCTCCCAGCCACCAATGTCCTGAAGAGCCTGAGGGAGGTCAAAGTGGTAAAGAGTCACCATTGGTGAGATGTTGTTTGCCAGTAGACCATCAATAAGCCTGTTATAATAGTCAACGCCCTTACTATTGACTGTGCCTTGTCCAGTTGGGAAGATTCTAGACCATGAGATGGAGAACCGGTAACTATTCACACCTAGACTCCTCAGCATGTACAAGTCAGCATCCAGCTGGTGGTAACTATCACAGGCAATGTCTGCATTGCCATTGTCAAAAATATTTCCAGGAATATGTGAAAAAGTGTCCCATATACTTGGTCCTTTTCCATCTTCATTCCATCCTCCTTCAATCTGAAATGCGGAGGTTGAAACTCCCCACTTAAAATCACTCGGAACTGTAGAATAATGGTACATGTCCCTTTCAAAAGCTGTTTGTCCTGAGAACTTATTCCATACAATTTTGGCCTTTGAGGGGACTTCTGATGCTGGCAGAGCTGGTAACTTTTTTGTATGTATCCATTCTGTgagaggaattttttttaccaattttgtCCTTGGAAAGCCATTATTTTCAGCAATGTTGGAAATGAGATAGGCGGATTGTTTGGGGGTTCTTGGTCTGTTTCCATTCTCAAAATCAACGTGATGTAAACCAAACCTTTGACTGTATCCTTGGGGTCCCTCAAAGCCATCCAGGAGAGAACGGACTACAAAGGCACTTACAGTCACATTATCAGTCTTTACAGCTGAAACAAAATAAGGGTTAACAGGGTCAGAACAGCAAACAACACACAAAAACTTACATGAATCAAAAATACTGAAAATGAATTTGTTTCTATGTCTCAGTGTCCTCAATTAGTCTCAGTCTTATCTATGTGACCTTCTGCCTTCTATTATCTTCTAACTATGGCTGTGTATTGTGAACTTTAAAACACAgtggatttacctttcagggctTCATTGATGTAAGCCGTCAAGTACTCAACCCGATCTGTGTCATTGTACACTTCTCCAGTGTATGGTGTTGGCATACCATTTCCGGTTATGTATATGGGTAGTCCTCCTTTTATATATTCTTCCTTGACAAAGTTCAAAAGCCTCCTGAGACCCCATGGGACCACATAGAGCCATGGAGAGGAAGTGGTCGGCCATGAAGGATCCACATGTGGCGCAAATCCTCCAATATTATCATAATCTGCCACACAGTTGCCGCTCTGAGAACCATTGACCAATCGGGAAGTATAGTGGGAGATACCGAGGAAGTCTGCAGTGCCATTGATGTAGGCTTTCTCCTCCTCAGTAAATGCGGGCAGCTGAGCCAATATAGAGGAACATTGGGTATTTATGTGATTGACTTGCGTCTTTAGAACCTCTGGGTAGTCCCCATTGACAAGAATTGGATGGGCAAACCACCCAAGCATGAACTGGAGATATCGCTCAGCAGCGCTCACATCATCTGGATTATTAGGGTCTTTTGGTTCTGCCCAGTCTGAATTCAGAGAGATTCCCACCTGACCTTGCTGCTGGGTCCGGTACTTGTCATTGTAAACATGCCAGGCCTTAGCATGAGCTTTCACAATGTTGTGTATCACCTAAGAGATACAATGTAGAAGACTTGATTAGAGAAATACTTATCCATTCCGTCCCGGGTTTATTGGTCATTCAGCCTATCATGATGTGATAACAGTTTATAGAGATGTAACAATTAGTTGGGAATATGCAAAATAATATTCTGCACTATCTTAATTACCTAAAGAGATATCAAGATGTAATTTTTTTCCATGTTTGCTG from the Hyla sarda isolate aHylSar1 chromosome 8, aHylSar1.hap1, whole genome shotgun sequence genome contains:
- the LOC130285270 gene encoding lactase/phlorizin hydrolase-like gives rise to the protein MAIGGPLWSHVEVSYNGEGSRKLAECNNEVLTNMRDQIQTLQKFGVTHYKVRLDWIENPLDRDDGHLQCYRTLLQMLNEANVRPIVILHGGDLNRPSAGGTQAGPNPVDSYAEYAEFAFRSFGDLVHTWITFDVPADNTDSQSLQVLLDAHERVYTLYHQKYSAKGGRISIALAPFLLDSCFSLRGNFLKSVDFIALNINHDCQNPQELQNWITDKHNERNVETVIFSLSMADCKILSEEDRYVLMFHIYSGISASFSKLMGYDMSYLLSKSSKSNHLLSKSIVGKGRSENLPDRSSSSRSAFTTVWQKFSGQTPAERDAFLHDTFPNDFLMGSSSSAFKVEGGWAEGDKGHSIWDVFGQNNQADNNATANLACDSYHKIDYDVYLLKGLQSKVYHFSISWSRIFPTGLSSKVNAAGVKYYNRLIDRLIRENIKPMVTLYHWDLPQALQESGGWQSESTTQAFMEYADFCYSNFGDRVKHWITFHEPWVVSYAGYGTGQHPPGIKDPGNASFKVIHNIVKAHAKAWHVYNDKYRTQQQGQVGISLNSDWAEPKDPNNPDDVSAAERYLQFMLGWFAHPILVNGDYPEVLKTQVNHINTQCSSILAQLPAFTEEEKAYINGTADFLGISHYTSRLVNGSQSGNCVADYDNIGGFAPHVDPSWPTTSSPWLYVVPWGLRRLLNFVKEEYIKGGLPIYITGNGMPTPYTGEVYNDTDRVEYLTAYINEALKAVKTDNVTVSAFVVRSLLDGFEGPQGYSQRFGLHHVDFENGNRPRTPKQSAYLISNIAENNGFPRTKLVKKIPLTEWIHTKKLPALPASEVPSKAKIVWNKFSGQTAFERDMYHYSTVPSDFKWGVSTSAFQIEGGWNEDGKGPSIWDTFSHIPGNIFDNGNADIACDSYHQLDADLYMLRSLGVNSYRFSISWSRIFPTGQGTVNSKGVDYYNRLIDGLLANNISPMVTLYHFDLPQALQDIGGWENDTVLEAFHSYADYCFRTFGDRVKFWMTFHQPHTIVATGYGNGLFPPGVKDDPGNAPYRVAHNLIKVHAKVYHTYDEQYRISQGGYISLSLNTNWVEPKDYREPRDIEAADRYLQFTLGWFAHPIFKNGDYPEAMKWQVANKSDLQGLQSSRLPAFTDEEKAYIQGTADVFFINIYTTKIVQHQTTVLFPPSFQNDIDITEEFDSSWPDTAAENFKAVAWGLRRLLNWVKEEYEDVPIYITENGVAMDRNTDFDDYARISYHQTYIDEALKALKLDGVNLKGYSINSLMDSFEWNQGYRFRFGLHHVDFNHPTRARAAKRTAIYYAEIIANNGIPFQKDDEFLYGEFQDDFAWGVASSSFQIEGAWRADGKGLSIWDQFTHTPSKIVDGTNGDVACNSYYRVDEDIELLKELRVSHYRFSISWPRILPDGTLNHINEAGISYYSRLIDGMMAAGITPQVTIYHWDLPQALQDVGGWVNETIIDRFKDYAELLFQRLGDRVKFWITLNEPYIIAHLGYGEGAFAPGIYSPGIYVYEVGHNLIKAHAEVWHLYNDTYRASQGGLISITLNSDWAEPINPYKQEDVDAAWRYLMFFAGWFGYPIFKTGDYPEIMKSRVRERSLAFGLPKSRLPEFTESEKQRIKGTYDFFGLNHYTTCLVGQALGYDLEYQAYQGDRGVYLWSDRTWLGSGSVWLRVTPFGLRRLLRWIKEEFNNPAIYITENGISERGTNLNDEWRTYYYKHYINEAMKAVKFDGVDLRGYSAWSLMDNFEWAEGYSERFGLYYVNFSDPNLPRLPKESVKYYRSVVQCKGFPDPDNGPHPCLSPEPEGTTSRPTAGLTTGPPEDPDPPAVDFLGMEISTSDAMVALYVEFAILLAAVLTIVLLVVLISKLRKKLKVQLPDPQPASPQDPQKTRTLQQWTFLD